DNA from Acidobacteriota bacterium:
GAGCTCGTCACCCCGACCGGAGCGGCGATCCTGCGGGCGGTCGCGTCCCGGTTCGGTGCCGCGCCGCCGATGCGGCTCGAACGGGCCGGTGCGGGAGCGGGCGCCTTCGACGACCCGGAGCGCCCCAACGTGCTGCGCGGCCTGCTCGGCGTTCCCCTCGGGGCGGCGGGCGAGCGCGCCCTTTCGGTCCTCTCCTGTGCCGTGGACGACATGCCGCCGAGCGACCTGCCGCCGCTGATCGACCGGTTGCTCGCCGAAGGAGCCCGGGACGCCTTCGTCCAGCCGATCGTGATGAAGAAGGGACGGCCCGGCTTCCTCGTCACCGTCCTGGCCGAGCCGCAGCGGGAGGAGGCTCTCGCCGAGCGCCTGCTCGCCGACTCGACGACGCTCGGCGTGCGCGTCCACCGGGAATCACGGATCGAGTGGGCGCGCGACACGGTCTCGGTGCCGACCCCGTGGGGCCCGGTTCGGGTGAAGCGAGCGATCGATTCCGGCGGCCGGATCCGGAGAGGCATGCCGGAGTTCGAGGACGTGCGCGCCATCGCCGACCGGGAAGGGCTGTCGCTCGACGAGGTCCGCCGGGCGGCCCGTGACGCCTTTTCCCGGCAAAATGGCGGGGCGGAGGAGGGCGGCGCGTCCCGCGCGCCCGGCGACGAACCCGAGGAGAAACGCTGATGCGGCGCTTCTACGTGACGACGCCGATCTACTACGTCAACGACCAGCCGCACATCGGCCACACCTACACGACGATCGTGGCCGACGCGCTGGCCCGATACCACCGCCTGCGCGGCGAGGAGGTCTACTTCCTCACCGGGACCGACGAGCATGGCCAGAAGATGCAGCGGGCGGCCGAGGCGCGCGGCGTGAGCCCGCAGCAGCTCGCCGACGAAGTCGTCGAAAACTACCGCCGGCTGTGGCCGGCGCTGGGGATCAGCCACGACGACCTGATCCGGACCACGGAGGAGCGCCATCGGCGCGGCGTCTACGCCCTGTTCGAGAAGATCCGGCGGGAGACCCCCGACGCGATCTACAAGGGGACGTACCGGGGCCTGTACTGCACCGGCTGCGAGAGCTTCTACCCCGCCAACCAGGTCAAGGACGGCGTCTGCCCGGAGCAGGGGCATCCGGTCGAGGAGGTCGAGGAGGAATCGTGGTTTTTCCGCCTGTCGAGCTACCGTGACAGGCTCTTGCAGCACCTCGAGGAGCACCCGGAGTTCGTGCGGCCGGAGAGCCGGCTCAACGAGGTCCGCGGTTTTCTCGCCGAAGGGCTGAACGACCTGTCGATCTCGCGCAGCCGCGCGCAGGTGTCGTGGGGGATCCCCTTTCCCGGCGACCCCGAGCACGTCGTCTACGTCTGGTTCGACGCCCTGACGAACTACATCTCGGCCCTCGGCTA
Protein-coding regions in this window:
- the larC gene encoding nickel pincer cofactor biosynthesis protein LarC yields the protein MSAPARRHLHVDPFSGASGDMWLGLAADLGADPGLLVSLPERLGLTAVEVSVGRARRAGLEAGRVEVAVRGEPSGTARRRGDVFEILDRAALPARAARWAARAFDLLFEAEGRIHGLPPGEVHLHEAAADDALVDIAGTALALDALGIESVSCGIPVPLGGGEVRSAHGTLPAPAPAAAALLEGVPVSGGPVARELVTPTGAAILRAVASRFGAAPPMRLERAGAGAGAFDDPERPNVLRGLLGVPLGAAGERALSVLSCAVDDMPPSDLPPLIDRLLAEGARDAFVQPIVMKKGRPGFLVTVLAEPQREEALAERLLADSTTLGVRVHRESRIEWARDTVSVPTPWGPVRVKRAIDSGGRIRRGMPEFEDVRAIADREGLSLDEVRRAARDAFSRQNGGAEEGGASRAPGDEPEEKR